The window ACAACAAgaatactacaacaacaacagtaataaGACCTCTAATGACATGGCAAAGCAAACAAGTCTCCACTCGAGGACGATAAGGTAATCCTTGATTCGGTAGCAAATTTCCACTgagaagttaagtttgctatcgaACAAGCGTTACACGATCATTCATGAGCACAAACCACTAGGGATTGTCAGGTATTCTTTCGCTCAACAGCATGAATTCCTAAggggaaagaaaaatatagagctAAGGGTTACATAGTAATTTATCGGTGGAACCTTCGAAGATACatgacttccagtgttccaactCGCATTCTTCGCATTAGAACACTGGGGGAATAATGATACAATTACAAGGCAACACTGAATGCCACATCAAACAGTAATAAAAATACGATAAGGTAACACTGAATGCCATGTCAATCGGGAATGAAAATCCAGTAAGGCAACACTGAATGCCACGCATTATCCGGACCAGGGACACAACCAGCCCCGAAGaaacaagatagccacaagtcatGGCAGCTTCTTTTCTACGTAGCAAAGTGTCTATATAAACTATGAAAATGGAAGGaatgaaatgaaatccttttccttttatcttatttcttgcctACACGATAAgctaattttgtcatttgaaagttaaacaagtacttcaaatgttagtgccgtaatgaacaagaggcgtcctcttcaagagcaccgtaaacataagagggccctctcttattaAAACTCTCATGTTAAAAGGTTTGTTCCGGAAGAATATATGCCCGTAATCAAAAATGCTATCTggaaaaaatacacccgaagccacATATGAAAAAGTTGCAGAAACCAAACTTCCGCAAATACTTATTGAAACCCTCATGTAAAAGGGATAATTCTTGACAACAAAAATGCATCGAAGAAAATGTGCTTGAGACCACATGCAGAAAAACAGGAAAATATGCACATACATTCAAGCAAAAGAAACACTCAAACAAACATTTGAGCAAAAATATGTACTCAATTACAAGAATGTGCCAAAAGAAGtacaaaacaaggaaagaaaaatctAAGGTACAGCATCACTGGAATCAGGAGGAAAAGAAGTATCCATATCCCCGGGAGCAGTAGGTTGTGCCACCGATGGCTCAACATCTTCTCCAACTGGGTTTTCGTTATCATCGCCTTCTGATTTCTCTTCAGTATCAGAAATATTGGAACCAGAATCAGAAGAACCGGGAGCATCAGATCGCGCCGGGAGTCCATTCtttgcagccaactcaagcttgcgtgccttagcaatttcggcatcaataTCAATAATGCCAGCTTTGGATGCTTTAAGGTTTTTCTCCTCGTGCTGTACATAAcgtaagttttttcaacaacgagggaagcctCTCGGCGCCTGAGTTCTTCTTTGAGCTAAGTGATCTCGGTAAAACGTTTGTCCTAGGTGGACCTAGCAGATCGAAGACTGACATCGAGATCATGTACAGTTGAACTATAGAGCATGTTGTGCTCGATAGTTTtcttatacttctcctccaaCTGGGCATGACTCGCCCCCGCGGCAGCAAGTTCTTCGACTTAGAATTCAAGGTTGCTTCTAAATCAGTTATCCTTTCAGCATCAACAGCCTCACGATCATTGGTAGCAATAATGGCATTTTGGACCTCAGTCCTCATTTAGCCTTGACTCCATCAAAACTGGCCCTCAGCGGCCCGACTTCCTGGTTgagggttaccacttcttgctcacTTTGCTGCAAACGGGCTTCCAAAACATCGGCCTCAGTGGCCCTAGTTTCCAGTTCTGAGAGGCGAAGAACAATCTGGTCTCGTTCAGCCAAAATTTGATCCCGTTCAGAAGAGAGTTCCTCCTTCTCACGGATTAACCGATGTTGGCCCTTGGAAGCAAGAAAATTAGCCTACAAGATAAGAAGAGGTAAAATTTAGAATGCACTCATTTAGAAGCTGAGAAATAGCAAGAGAAAGACAGAAACATACCGCTACAGCATTATGCATGGCATTATttaacaaacactctcccgagagtaTCTGAATCTTTTCCCAATCCTTCTCTAAAGCCAAGGGCTTCAGATAATTTGCAAGATCCACCGACCAGGAAAGAAGGTTGCACCCGATAGAGACTGAAAGGGTAACACTCCTCCTCCTCTgaggatcttcagaaggggcagcCTAATTTTGCCCCATATTCCCATGAACAGGGGACTGAGAAAGAGGAAAGCCTTCAACATGGTCAGATGCGGCCGTTGGAGATGATGTGGTCGGTAGAAGCGTGGATGAAGATGGAAATGATGTAGCAACTGCCGGTGGCGAAGAAGGTGGTGATAAAGCTTATGAAGAAGAAAAACGGGAAGCAGGTACACCAAAGGCAGCACTGATGGTTGGGTACTCACTGACCGAGGATGGCAAGGACCCGGTACTCTACCTCGCAGTATCGGATACAACAATTAGGGCCCGAGAacgggagttggcattttccactAAATCAAACTCTCCCCAAAGTGCCGAGACATCATTCTTGGCGGATGTGACTGCATCAAAAGGTTGAGCATCCTGTTGAGAGGATAAGGATCATTGTCTTTTATGaagagaagctccctcatcactagcttcttcatcattAATCACTACGGTGTCTATGACCAGCCCGGAAGGAGGATCGGACAACGTCGCCACCTGGGATGCTTCGGGGGCATCAAcctttgccctcttattcttcCCCCCCGACTCAGAAAAATgccttctttttggttgcttgttctctagTCGGGGACTCCGTGAAGAAATATTTGTGCCCGGAGTAGACCCGGAGGCACCCGTTCGAGCAAGCGCCTCCTGGAAAAACCTCGCCGCATCAGCAGGGTCGGCCAAAACATCCTCTTTAGGGATATCAACTGAGCCCGGGGGTAGACCTAATTTGACAAACAAGTGAGGAGATTCAACCAAAATCCATATATGCAAAAACTAAAGCAGAGCAAATTATAGttactatgatttttggccttccacccgtatttaatgGACAGTTCTTTCTACAAACGAATTTCGGGCGTGGTGATGTCCAAGATCTTTTGAACCCACCGGTCCAAGCCTTCTACCACCGTTAGGGCCCATCGGGTCGCTATATCATACAGAAGTTGAAAGATCAATACAGGCGTAAAAATATTTAGGAGGGGAGAACGTATTGAAAGAAACTCACGAGAACAGTTCCAAGCAACCGGAAAGGATGAGGCCGTTGTTGGAATAATGTCACCGTAGGCAACTGCAACAAACCATTCCATCCACTCTCGGTCATTGCCACATGACCACGCTTGCAAAGTTTTATCATCCCCCCGCGGAAGATCTTGGGGGAGTacagattcatcatatgagccaGAGTCAGCTCTTCTTTGGTTTCAAAGCACAGGCGTCGAAGGCAGGCAACCGTCCTCCACATGGAGGGGCTTACCTGTGCCAAACATATCTGGTAGCGAAGGAAAAACTCCGTTATCACGGAATCAAGCTCCCCACTCAAAGAGAACGTACCCAAGGTAAAAGGGTACGTGTAAAAATATGTGAAACCATCtctgggaagggtcactcgctccgataggTCGGGAGCGATGATGTCCAAATTCGGGCAAcaacagtcttccttcacagtagGGATACTGGAAGGATGAATGGAAGATGGATACCTTTTAACCGCCCATGTACGGGGGTTATCAGTGGAAAATTTCTCCTCCAAATCCTTCAAAATACTGAGCCTTTTGAGCATTATGGAACTTACTGTTGAGGGAGCAGAATCTTCgcttttgttcttatttttcgaAGAACCAGAACGTTTAGATGAAGAAGCTATTAGAAGAGGGTAAGAAGAAATTTTGTGTTTGGAAAAAATTAGAGAAGAGATGAAGAGCAGGAATGCAGGTTGGAAGTTCAAGCAACTGGTAAAACCTAAAGAAAAAGGGAGTCGATACGTATAGGTAAAAATTTTGGGCGGCTAAAATACTTGGCCccaattacctcgataaccggcaaaAGGCGTGCTAAATCATAGGAGGACGCGTGTTCtaggcattaaatgcggagagacatgCATCTAATCAACCATCAGTAACCTACAAATGGGATTATAGTAATTCCCACCAAAGGTGGATTCTCACCAACtttccggtaacacaaagttGTGTCACCGGAAAACAGGGAGACTATCTGTACTGGGTAAATACGTTATGCTACGTGGCCACCTAAGAAGGGGATACATGGAATTAAAACTGGGAGGATGGAAAATCGGCACAACTACCTTGTGTGTCACCGAGAAAGGCAAGTTCGTAAGGGCATTAAGCATGTTGTGCCCAAtggcatttaatgaagaatattccacaGCATTGAAGAATAACTACTCATTTAAGAAATCTGAGAATTTATGTTTACCGTTAGGTTTTCGTTATCGCACTTTAATAATTGTCATTAGTGGTGGGCCCGACCATTACGCCCACTGAGTTATAAATAATAAGCTCAACTATCATTGTAAGACATGATTTTCTCGACATCAAAAGACACATTCTAATACAACATCTTGATACTATTTCTCTCTCTAGCTTATTGTTCTTATCATCATCGTGTCCTGAAACCCTGTTTCAAGGCTCTCCAAATCTATCGTTTTATCTATATTTGAGCTAAGTATCTTGTACGAAAATTGATTAATTCATTATCTTCTGGGATCAAATTGATTCATCTGTCTAGAAATCACGAATAAATTCAACTAcatcgttttacgggtaaacagtcgTATCAGCCCACATGAGTGACCCGCGACCTATAATTCATGATATATCAGTCTAATATGAAAAATACGAAGTGctaagttaattcaagataaaataaaaatcactAGATTTGctgccttttccttttttttctgttTATTGAACCAAATTGGTCTTCTTCTTTAATAAGTATTGTACATTCTCACGAAACTGTAATTCTCTGTCACAATTTCTTCTTTTTGTAGTATTCATCTGCTTTCTCTTCACTTTTCCCCTTTAGACTATCCATTCTGACAGAAGGATCAAGAACAGTACTACTTTTGGGAATTCTTATCTTTTTAATCATACTAGTGAACTAAACCTCAATTTTGTTTAGCTAGAAAATTTCCATGACAAGGCAAGAGAAAATAGGTTTTGTAATCTTAAAATAGTAGTTCCTCTATTTCAATTTAGTccgtttaaaaaaaataacatatttatatattttaaaaataatttaattttaaacttttcaCTCTACCCACTTtactcttaatgagaagcttttatagccacacaagaATCATGGTCCCACAAAGTTTTTACCCCTTAAACTTGTAGGACcacatatttcaaaaaaaaaaaattaaattttatatcAAATCAAGCTAACTCATCTAAATTGAGATAGATTCAGCATTACACCACATGATTTTTCAATCATATAGTAGGAAACACTCAAAAGTGCTACCTTTTTTGAGCAAATACACCATCCAACTACATGATTTCCTTGTACTACGATGCAAAGGTTGTCTGCATAACATcaactatattttcattaatagaaaaagaaaaaagtgaaaTAAAACTATGAGCTACTGAGAATTATTCCTTTTGTAAAATCAACAAAAACATCTTCATAAAGTATGCAATTTCCTTCCCTTTATTTTTTTCAGCCTGCTTCTTCCGCTACGCCAACAAACACTCTTAGCGCAATCTTATAAATGGGATCCGAAAAATAGTAATATTTTATAAAGATAGAAAGACTATTTTCGAGGAATCTTTGCATTTCAAAAAAACATAGCAACCTACTTCTTCCACTGTTCCTGAAAAAAGTTCAAAAAAGCAAAGGTAAATGGTAAGAGAGTGAttggattggcttattttaagtgtTTATTGGCTTTTAAGTACTTTTCTAATTTTTAAGGTGCTTGGCAATgataaaaagtgcttaaaagcacttatttttagacataaaaaatataaaaataagtcAAAAACCAAAATTTGATTATTACGACTTTTAGCTTATAAACTACTTTTTAAAAACTAATCCAAATACCTCTTGCTCTTCCACCAATAGGTCTCCACCATAGTCAGACAAATCACATCATTTTCCTCAACTATAGAGAAGTAATTAGCCAATGGCAATGCCATTTCTGCACCACCTTTGAAATGAAACTTCAGCTCTGGCAAAGACACTGTTTTATGCCCTGAAACATTAAAACAAGGCCTTAAACCtgtcaatttttcaattttctcaattCTTGAAAACCCCTTTACTTGGTTCACAAATGCACTCATCACTGGCTCAAAAATTCCATGATTCAAGAATGTGAAAGTTGTCCCCGAATCCACTATAGTCCCACCATCCCCTTTGGAATTTGGTGTCAAATAATGATATGGTATTTTCACTTTCTGCCCACCAACTGTGATTTTTCTTAGGCCAACATAATAGTACTCTAATAATGCATTTCTTCCAACAACCACTGGATTTTTCAGCAAAGGAGTATGGCTCAAATTTGCTGACTTTTCATTAGAACTATCCAAAACAAGCATGCTACTTTTGCTAGTGTCATCAAATCTATGAGacacaagacaataagacaattTCTTGGCACCTAATTGATTTGGCAATGATGAAAATCCCCTACCAAAACCCGCGATTCCAGCCGGTTGTTGAGATGAAAATAAAGAACAACCAACAAGAAAATTTGGTATTTTCTTGTTAGGTAAGTCTAGTGTTTCAACTAGGCCAAGTCCACCTGTGGAACCTGCACCATATAGAATCATATAAGGTGGACAAATCTGTTTGCAATTTGATGGGTTGAGTGATTGACAATCTTGGCAACGAGAttttggattggttttggggtgAATCCAACTACATTTTGGATTCAAACATCCAACAACCTTAGCAGAAGTTGACAACTTGGGAACAAATGTAGGAATATTTTGTGAAGAAATAGGACATTTGGAACATTGGTATTTTTTAGTACATGGGAACCAAACAAAGCTACTGCCAGTGTCCATAATAAAAGACATTTTTTGAGGAGGAGTACCAAATCCAAGAGTAATTGAGTAACCTCCATAGCTATGAGGGTATAAAGGGATTTTGGAAACAGAAGAATCTTGGGAATTCTTGATATGATGTGCTCTAGCTAAGGAAACAGAAGCTAAATGCGTGAGCTTTTGGTAAAAGTCTTGATTTGGATTGGTGTTGAAAAGTGAGAGAGGGATTGTTGTGGGGGAGTTTGATGAAGAAATGAAGGGAAACAGGAGAGAAAGGATAGGGAGAAAAAGGAGGAGAGGAGGGGAAGAAGAAGCCATGGTTTTTGGGAATTGTGCCTTTGAAGATAATTGCCAATCTAAATAGTAGTTGTAGTAGTAGTATGCTCAAGTTTGAATGCATTTAGTTAAAGCAGGATAATACTTTCATGTCTCAATTTATACGTCCATATTTGACTTAACATAAAATTTAAgagaaaaaatttataaaatttataatctTAAATATGTTATGAAATTTTTGGAATCATAAACACATGTcaataaaaaagtaaaatataaagtttaagtttaaattatttttaaatataaaaatataattatttttacaaGACTAATAAGAAATAGTGACACGAGAAATAGAACTACTTTTGTACTAATTTATGTGATGATG is drawn from Nicotiana tabacum cultivar K326 chromosome 9, ASM71507v2, whole genome shotgun sequence and contains these coding sequences:
- the LOC107794647 gene encoding putative aspartyl protease At4g16563 isoform X2, which produces MASSSPPLLLFLPILSLLFPFISSSNSPTTIPLSLFNTNPNQDFYQKLTHLASVSLARAHHIKNSQDSSVSKIPLYPHSYGGYSITLGFGTPPQKMSFIMDTGSSFVWFPCTKKYQCSKCPISSQNIPTFVPKLSTSAKVVGCLNPKCSWIHPKTNPKSRCQDCQSLNPSNCKQICPPYMILYGAGSTGGLGLVETLDLPNKKIPNFLVGCSLFSSQQPAGIAGFGRGFSSLPNQLGAKKLSYCLVSHRFDDTSKSSMLVLDSSNEKSANLSHTPLLKNPVVVGRNALLEYYYVGLRKITVGGQKVKIPYHYLTPNSKGDGGTIVDSGTTFTFLNHGIFEPVMSAFVNQVKGFSRIEKIEKLTGLRPCFNVSGHKTVSLPELKFHFKGGAEMALPLANYFSIVEENDVICLTMVETYWWKSKRQPLHRSTRKSCSWMVYLLKKGSTFECFLLYD
- the LOC107794647 gene encoding putative aspartyl protease At4g16563 isoform X1: MASSSPPLLLFLPILSLLFPFISSSNSPTTIPLSLFNTNPNQDFYQKLTHLASVSLARAHHIKNSQDSSVSKIPLYPHSYGGYSITLGFGTPPQKMSFIMDTGSSFVWFPCTKKYQCSKCPISSQNIPTFVPKLSTSAKVVGCLNPKCSWIHPKTNPKSRCQDCQSLNPSNCKQICPPYMILYGAGSTGGLGLVETLDLPNKKIPNFLVGCSLFSSQQPAGIAGFGRGFSSLPNQLGAKKLSYCLVSHRFDDTSKSSMLVLDSSNEKSANLSHTPLLKNPVVVGRNALLEYYYVGLRKITVGGQKVKIPYHYLTPNSKGDGGTIVDSGTTFTFLNHGIFEPVMSAFVNQVKGFSRIEKIEKLTGLRPCFNVSGHKTVSLPELKFHFKGGAEMALPLANYFSIVEENDVICLTMVETYWWKSKRNSGRSRLLCFFEMQRFLENSLSIFIKYYYFSDPIYKIALRVFVGVAEEAG